Proteins from a single region of Streptomyces griseiscabiei:
- a CDS encoding alpha/beta hydrolase, producing MTSFDSSPQLNVWRALLALAVVFVMLATTGWTAIRSHREESPLQASLSAWQRGHLDGRELPDAESSPHRLAAFFASLTAQQRTRLVHRYPLAVGNMNGAPVKLRYRANRIALKQQSKQERERMRDQRLSETGRHEAGRRMHRFAALAAKSRHILAFDPDGSGRIAEAFGSLDKAERVSVVVPGVDTDVLTFQRTNRRYSAPVGMAESLYDAERAASPGTRTAVIAWADYTAPDGIGLDSATALRAEQGSVRLNALVRSLPGASTVALVCHSYGSVVCGVAAPSLPSRVTDIAVAGSPGMRAESVNQLRTAARVWAMRDADDWVQDVPYLEVGGLGHGADPVSSEFGARILSAADARGHSGYFEPGTDSLSNFAEIGIGAYGSVRCAREDGACLTGLSDSAAA from the coding sequence GTGACTTCCTTCGACTCCTCCCCGCAACTGAACGTCTGGCGCGCACTGCTGGCGCTGGCCGTGGTTTTCGTGATGCTGGCGACCACCGGCTGGACCGCGATCCGCAGCCACCGTGAGGAGTCGCCGCTGCAGGCGTCGCTCTCCGCGTGGCAGCGCGGACACCTCGACGGCCGGGAACTGCCGGACGCCGAATCGTCCCCGCACCGGCTGGCCGCCTTCTTCGCCTCGCTCACCGCGCAGCAGCGCACCCGGCTCGTCCACCGCTATCCGCTCGCCGTGGGCAATATGAACGGCGCCCCCGTCAAGCTGCGTTACCGGGCCAACCGCATCGCGCTGAAGCAGCAGAGCAAGCAGGAACGGGAACGCATGCGCGACCAGCGGCTCTCCGAGACGGGCCGCCACGAGGCCGGCCGCCGGATGCACCGCTTCGCCGCGCTGGCCGCGAAGAGCCGGCACATCCTCGCCTTCGACCCCGACGGCAGCGGCCGGATCGCCGAGGCCTTCGGCAGCCTCGACAAGGCCGAGCGCGTCTCGGTCGTCGTCCCCGGCGTCGACACCGACGTCCTCACCTTCCAGCGCACCAACCGCCGCTACTCCGCACCCGTCGGCATGGCCGAATCGCTCTACGACGCGGAGCGCGCGGCGAGCCCCGGGACGCGTACGGCCGTGATCGCCTGGGCCGACTACACCGCGCCCGACGGGATCGGCCTCGACTCGGCGACCGCGCTCCGCGCCGAACAGGGCTCGGTCCGGCTGAACGCGCTGGTGCGGAGCCTGCCCGGCGCCTCCACCGTCGCGCTGGTGTGCCACAGCTACGGCTCGGTGGTGTGCGGGGTCGCCGCGCCCTCACTGCCGTCCCGGGTCACCGACATCGCGGTGGCGGGCAGCCCCGGTATGCGCGCCGAGTCGGTGAACCAACTGCGGACGGCGGCCCGGGTGTGGGCCATGCGGGACGCCGACGACTGGGTCCAGGACGTGCCCTATCTGGAGGTCGGCGGGCTCGGCCACGGCGCCGACCCGGTCTCCTCGGAGTTCGGGGCGCGCATCCTGTCCGCGGCCGACGCCCGGGGGCACAGCGGCTATTTCGAGCCGGGCACCGACAGTCTGAGCAACTTCGCCGAGATCGGTATCGGCGCGTACGGATCGGTGCGCTGTGCGCGGGAGGACGGCGCGTGTCTGACGGGTCTGTCCGACAGCGCTGCGGCCTGA